The Halotia branconii CENA392 region AAATAGCAGACTGGGAACAGAAAATTGGTGATTTATATATGCAAGCAGTTTCAGAATTAGATGAAGCAAAGCGCAAGGCTATCTACGCAGAAACTCAACGCATTACTCAGGAGTATCTACCATTTATTTATTTAGTCAACCCTTTATCAATGGTGGCAGTCCGAAATCGGATTCAAGGTATTGAACACTCTGCCTTAATAGGAACATTTTGGAACCCTTACGACCTGAAACTGACAAACAATAACTGAATCGGAAACTTCTAAATTCCTAAGTTTTTAGCACTATTACATCTACCATTAGTTGTTAAATACCAATTACTGTCATTGACTTTCATCTTTCCCTAAAAACAAACTTTCTTAATCAATAAATATAAAAAACATGAAAATTGCCTTTTTCGATTATCCTTGGACCCTTGCAGAACCACCTACTGTTGGATCGCTATGTCTATATTCTTACCAAATGGGGCGTTATTTAGCTCGTTCTAATGAAGTTGTTTTCTATGGTTCAAAAGCTCCACATCATCAAGAATTAGAAAACTACGAAGAAGGAATTTTTTATCGAAGAATCCCAAAAAGCTTTATCAATCAGCTATTAGAACCATTGAATTTACTTGATAATTGGCAAATATCGAATCCTAAACGTCCCTTTTTTGCTTCTAAATTATATTATTTAGGATATTATTTGCAAATTGCTAGAGATATACAGTCACAGCAATGTGATGTTATCCATATACACCTTGTTTCTCAATTTGTGCCTCTCATACGAGCATTTAATCCTCAAGCCAAAATTGTTTTACACATGAATACTGAGTGGTTGACACAGCTTGATTCTGTGATGATTGAACGACAAATTGAGCAAGTCGATTTAGTTATTGGATGTAGCGATTACGTTACTAATAAAATACATAAAACTTTTCCCAATATTCCATGTAAAACTATTTTTAATGGTGTAGATGTTAATATATTTTCACCTAAAAATGAATATAGTAAAATAACAGCAAAGAAAATTAAACAATTAATATTTGTTGGTAGAATATCTCCAGAAAAAGGAGTACATATTTTATTAAAAGCATTTAATCAAGTGATATTAAAGTATCCTCATGTGCAATTGAAAATAATAGGGCCAGAAAATGCTGTATTACCTTGGGAAATGATGAATAAAGAAGATCCCAATGTAGTAAAACTAGCTCCTTTTTACAAAGAAAACTATGGTTCGCAACTACGGAATATAATTTCTCCAAATGCTGCTAATTCTGTATTTTTTGTAGGAACAGTCGAAAACTTTAAGTTAATTGAATTTTATGAACAAAGCGATATTTTTATCTTCCCATCAGTTTGGAACGAGCCATTCGGAATACCAATTATTGAAGCAATGGCTATGCAATTGCCCGTCATTGCTACTTATAGTGGTGCTTTTCCAGAAATTGTGGAGCAAGGAACGACAGGTTTATTAGTGGAGAGAAGCAATGCTGATGCTCTAGCTGAGGCAATTCTGTGCTTACTCGAAAATGAGAATCTCAGCAAAGCAATGGGAAAAGCTGGACGACAACGGGCAGTTGAAAAGTTTTCTTGGGATTGCTTGAGTGAAAGCCTATTGGATCAGTATAAACAAATTTGTGAGAACACTATTGATTGATGAGCGAGTACTCCCAATCATCAAATGCGACGGGAAACCCACTCCTTCGTAGGATGTCCGGGATAGTCGCCCCGTCGCCGTCAGTTGCTAGTGGTCATACCATTTCACGAAATTACTGATACAAATTACTTTTCTTACTCCCCCTGCCTCCTCTGCTTCCCCTGCTTCCCCAAATGTATCAACTTTAAAGTGAAACGGTATCAGTGGTCAGTGGCAAAAACAACTGACTACTGACAAAGTAGCGCGAAATCTCACTCCTTTAGGTGTGAGATGAGCTTAAAAATTCTTGCCTTCCCAATAAATTAATTCAGGAGATTAGAAAATGACAACAATTTATTTACACATTGGTATGCCTAAAACCGGAACAAGCTCTCTGCAAAAAATATTATTTAATAACAGAGATAAGCTTTTAGAAGCTGGATATTTATATCCTATGTCCGGTATTCGGCATAATGCGAAAGAAGTAGAAGATCGCTATTGTCATAATCTTTTGGCTCTATGTTTTCTTGATTTTAAAGAAAAAAATGATTTACTTTCACAGTTTCCGACTTGGGAATCTCTTAAAACCGAAATAGATTCTATTAATCCTAACAACGTGATAATTTCGGCAGAGGCTTTTAATTTTTATGATGTCTTTTATAAGCCTGAAACAATTGCTAAAATCAAAGATTTATTAAATGATTATGAAATTAAGATAGTAATTTATCTTAGAAAGCAAGATGATTTTTTAGAATCCTGTTATCGCTACATGGTTAATATAGGAGCTTGTAGAGTAGGCATCCAAGAATTTTTTAATGAATTTAAACACATGTTTAATTATTATCAAATACTAGAAAATTGGGCAGGTATATTTGGATATGAAAACATTATTGTTAGACGTTTTGTCAAAAATAAATCAAAAAATAATAATTTTGATGATTTTTTAAAAGCAATTAATTTATTAGAAAGTAAAATTATTTTTGAAGTTAATAATATTGAAAATATAAATGTATCTCCTTCAGTCAAAATGACAAAAATACTTTTACATATAAATAATTTCAATGAAATATTTATAGAAAAAATTGTCAATATCTTTTATGATAACTATTGGCGAAAATATCAAGATTTTTTAAGATA contains the following coding sequences:
- a CDS encoding glycosyltransferase family 4 protein codes for the protein MKIAFFDYPWTLAEPPTVGSLCLYSYQMGRYLARSNEVVFYGSKAPHHQELENYEEGIFYRRIPKSFINQLLEPLNLLDNWQISNPKRPFFASKLYYLGYYLQIARDIQSQQCDVIHIHLVSQFVPLIRAFNPQAKIVLHMNTEWLTQLDSVMIERQIEQVDLVIGCSDYVTNKIHKTFPNIPCKTIFNGVDVNIFSPKNEYSKITAKKIKQLIFVGRISPEKGVHILLKAFNQVILKYPHVQLKIIGPENAVLPWEMMNKEDPNVVKLAPFYKENYGSQLRNIISPNAANSVFFVGTVENFKLIEFYEQSDIFIFPSVWNEPFGIPIIEAMAMQLPVIATYSGAFPEIVEQGTTGLLVERSNADALAEAILCLLENENLSKAMGKAGRQRAVEKFSWDCLSESLLDQYKQICENTID